Proteins encoded in a region of the Zea mays cultivar B73 chromosome 2, Zm-B73-REFERENCE-NAM-5.0, whole genome shotgun sequence genome:
- the LOC100277270 gene encoding uncharacterized protein LOC100277270 translates to MGRSVEHMVLAVWFVRVDNFSVGRCREDGGRGEAGAEELLGGASQEPHRRCHDAGLPRCQSRQGATCRSGQGGCPKNESIKVCSWILHSERLKR, encoded by the exons ATGGGGAGAAGTGTCGAGCACATGGTGCTTGCAGTTTGGTTTGTTCGTGTTGACAATTTCTCTGTGGGGCGTTGCAGGGAAGATGGGGGTCGAGGAGAGGCAGGCGCAGAAGAGCTCCTAGGAGGAGCATCCCAAGAACCTCATCGTCGATGCCATGATGCTGGACTCCCGCGCTGTCAATCTCGACAAGGGGCCACCTGTCGCTCTGGACAAGGGGGCTGCCCTAAG AATGAAAGCATTAAGGTATGCAGTTGGATATTGCATTCAGAGAGGCTCAAGCGATAG